In a genomic window of Zingiber officinale cultivar Zhangliang chromosome 9B, Zo_v1.1, whole genome shotgun sequence:
- the LOC122023199 gene encoding mannose-specific lectin-like translates to MASLVMLSAALLLGLFLPSSMANNVLFGGDRLNTGESLRERNFKFTMMSDDCTLVLNDNDQTVWSSPTNGLGNNCFARLQTNGNLVIRNDNDQVVWSSNTAGEEGNYILVLQNDGSVVIFGRSIWSIPPGSNTATSKGAVIVKRGRSDESTNILYGGHKLRTDESLKEGDYTFVMQSDCNLVLYANNNNQVMWSSQTNGLGSRCFARMQTDGNLVIFEGINFNKIWDNNTRGPEGKYILVLQRDGHVVIYGSPIFTIPNDEPTNRKIAMVTKK, encoded by the coding sequence ATGGCTTCCCTTGTCATGCTCTCTGCTGCTCTCCTCCTCGGCCTCTTCCTGCCTTCCTCCATGGCCAACAACGTTCTCTTTGGTGGTGACAGGCTGAACACCGGCGAATCCCTCAGAGAAAGGAACTTTAAATTCACCATGATGTCCGACGACTGCACCCTGGTGCTGAACGACAACGACCAGACCGTGTGGTCCTCCCCCACCAACGGCCTAGGCAACAACTGCTTCGCCCGCTTGCAGACCAACGGCAACCTCGTCATCCGCAACGACAATGACCAGGTTGTTTGGTCGAGCAACACCGCCGGCGAGGAGGGCAACTACATCCTCGTCCTGCAGAACGACGGCAGCGTCGTCATCTTCGGCCGCTCTATATGGTCCATCCCCCCCGGTTCCAACACCGCCACTTCCAAAGGCGCCGTGATCGTCAAAAGGGGCCGCAGCGATGAATCCACGAACATTCTCTATGGAGGTCACAAGCTGCGCACCGACGAATCCCTCAAAGAAGGGGACTATACCTTCGTCATGCAGTCCGACTGCAACCTGGTGCTGTACGCCAACAACAACAACCAGGTCATGTGGTCCTCCCAAACCAACGGCCTAGGTAGCAGGTGCTTCGCCCGCATGCAGACCGACGGCAACTTAGTCATCTTCGAGGGTATTAACTTCAACAAAATTTGGGATAACAACACCCGCGGCCCGGAGGGCAAGTACATCCTCGTCCTGCAGCGCGACGGCCACGTCGTCATCTACGGCAGCCCTATATTTACGATCCCCAACGATGAACCCACGAACAGGAAGATCGCCATGGTGACTAAAAAATAG
- the LOC122024333 gene encoding uncharacterized protein LOC122024333, which produces MPSAIDPSHFPPLSTSRQTSAAVRADPENATSKSLYEADKVPSRASYAAALRPLSPRASKKNFEGVGEDFKPAIIYNSKPGIFYTEEEVSSLAKPFEFSLIGKFSGSRPPYAVVLQAFQNLGLSSFFNIRFLRSGYVFMHLTSSEDMARVWIRGVWFIGGVPLRIFKWTPYFSYTAESSVVPVWIRFPDLPIHMFSKATLFSATSIIGKPIKIDEATADCSRLFVARVCVEIDLLKPKIEDFWIGIGEEKRLQRVEFEKHPSYCVQCLHLGHSVEECHASGNNVKPAGWGSTVGPKSGGENLREKLNKRNEAVIEKVDSDFHTETLDGNIQRVERQVWIQKKGASKEQAINSNFVKAQGNSFNCLADLDEEKKGSVEKVVEQAVADVDSGCRGDMGDLKGKHELAGKNFEVEEQKVDGLDVHLVADLDPVPVINQVKTLKAGIRKGKTVVGLLEKEAGQQVAKVNQGSTLVQNLEVPFLKETTCPKLAAQV; this is translated from the coding sequence ATGCCGTCGGCTATAGATCCTTCCCATTTTCCTCCTCTTTCTACATCTCGCCAAACTTCTGCCGCGGTGAGGGCAGATCCAGAAAATGCGACGTCTAAATCTTTATACGAGGCGGATAAGGTACCTTCTAGGGCATCATATGCAGCGGCGCTGAGGCCACTTTCCCCTCGAGCATCTAAGAAGAACTTTGAGGGCGTTGGAGAGGATTTTAAACCAGCAATCATCTATAATAGTAAGCCAGGTATCTTTTATACGGAAGAAGAAGTCTCATCGTTGGCCAAACCATTTGAGTTTTCTTTGATTGGAAAATTTTCTGGATCTCGTCCTCCTTATGCGGTGGTTCTTCAAGCTTTTCAAAATCTTGGTCTTTCGAGCTTTTTTAATATCCGATTTCTTAGATCTGGTTATGTTTTTATGCACCTCACATCGAGTGAGGACATGGCTCGGGTATGGATTAGAGGAGTGTGGTTTATTGGAGGTGTGCCTTTGAGAATATTCAAATGGACACCATATTTCTCATATACAGCTGAATCTTCAGTAGTTCCAGTGTGGATACGTTTTCCTGATCTTCCAATTCACATGTTCAGCAAGGCTACACTTTTTTCTGCTACCAGCATCATTGGGAAGCCAATTAAAATTGATGAAGCTACAGCAGACTGCTCAAGGCTATTTGTAGCAAGGGTGTGTGTGGAAATTGATTTGCTTAAACCAAAGATTGAAGACTTCTGGATTGGTATAGGAGAGGAAAAGAGACTACAAAGAGTGGAATTTGAGAAACATCCAAGTTACTGTGTTCAGTGTTTGCATCTGGGCCATTCGGTTGAGGAATGTCATGCAAGTGGAAATAATGTGAAACCAGCAGGGTGGGGTTCGACAGTGGGACCTAAATCTGGTGGGGAGAATTTAAGGGAGAAGTTAAACAAAAGGAATGAAGCTGTTATAGAAAAGGTGGATTCTGATTTTCATACTGAGACACTGGATGGTAACATTCAGAGGGTTGAAAGGCAAGTTTGGATACAAAAGAAAGGTGCTTCAAAAGAACAAGCTATTAACTCTAATTTTGTTAAAGCTCAAGGAAACAGTTTTAATTGTCTGGCAGATTTGGACgaggaaaaaaaaggaagtgTTGAAAAGGTGGTTGAGCAAGCAGTGGCTGATGTGGATTCTGGGTGTAGAGGGGACATGGGTGATTTAAAGGGGAAGCATGAATTGGCAGGGAAGAATTTTGAAGTTGAGGAACAAAAGGTAGATGGGTTAGATGTGCATTTGGTTGCTGATTTAGATCCGGTTCCTGTTATTAATCAGGTCAAGACATTAAAGGCGGGAATAAGGAAGGGTAAAACTGTGGTTGGGTTGTTAGAAAAGGAGGCAGGTCAACAGGTTGCAAAAGTTAATCAAGGTAGTACTTTAGTTCAAAATCTGGAGGTGCCATTTCTGAAGGAGACTACATGTCCTAAATTGGCTGCTCAGGTTTAG
- the LOC122023198 gene encoding uncharacterized protein LOC122023198: MDDNPIFRTEAYAAVDSGISDMAGENLKDEVERNDISKSFEEDDSDYGEAVDLQRSSSFPLASNVKDPLWKTSTMVVPPGVSRMVTRSKAQVHHINFMGILEPFIPLDVNFITRRLGFDGAISNCAGKIWFLYDYSIICTVLMDNEQFLHLRICSPNFPISILVTVVYAKCDRVERRKLWDEVMAVKPEMDAFWLVGGDFNVISDVSEHSAGSLAKPGATNEFNNFIMLAGLLDAGYVGDRFTWTNGKVWKRLDRVLVSTCWGEQKHMKFQFKLKRLKTHLKWWNVEVFGNIFENVKKAEEVFESAEKAFDSSPTLENKIYMAKCQASLFHILDMEEMFWKQKVAVKWFGEGERNTKLFHNLVRKRRMTSRIFRIWDEGVCLEDNNLIQIFGVRFFEELLTGEDFECDSVDMDAIPQLVSLEENQALSALPSIEELKQVVWEISEDSAAGPDGFSAAFYVACWDVIKEDLLRLMLDKIISPSQSGFVAGRLISDNILLAQELNHKLNYHIRGGNLILKLDMAKAYDRIQWSFLFRVMAAFGFSDKVIDMIKRCISDSWFSVRINGKLSGFFQSKRGLRQGDPISPLLFIIMAEFLSRGLDGLFVKYPQMFFESGCTMRISHLAYADDILILMNGSINCVKRIRTFLDFYMTSSGQSVNAAKSSFYPSKSISIDRRGQIASITGFKEGTTPIIYLGVPLFSGNRKAIYFQPLLEKVRARLLGWNLSKLSHGGRLMLIQSVMCSVPLYLMQVLLPPLSILHQLEMIFANFFWGSLGSKKKPHWISWDDICRPRLEGGLGIRRLSDVAMVFTLKFWFRFREQKSFWAIFMSRLYCGDASPCVVSLKKNASPYWRRLVKLRNYGENNIGWIIGNGEINFWYDNWLDSGPLYLLCPILGNPDSRIVEFICNSGWNVEKLQSCVPEQIVDEIKEVALPGGISGEVENVDEVVQNGVRDCIVWKSSLDGKFTMKSAWKGSWKDQQQAGVGQQQAVWRAVWSKLIFPNISVFVWRFLRKRLPVDEVLQRRGVYLASKCFRFLVFENWRSGQYWSYGGHIREAIPFLIIWFLWCARNDAKHRGIRIVAKKIIWNVSQYVITGIAAGIIKPSHWKGFIMAAQNMGLLVKPRTVNTISVVTWKKPKVGWFKLNTDGCSKGNPGLSSFGVIIRDHSGNVMLVKYGLIGRGSNVRAELMAILKGLELCVEKQYQVWFSHVYREANAAADQIANQAFISLDDGLNAPFDQYTERICYNHEIDKGLRGICNLDKSGLPYIRLSSKPGHVAGSIMVILIKLDGDGEGPDLCTSQFGFYCAKDAKLQEVYNLVFYFWGLKGRKLGLQAKSMKFYMQKKNQYVKIVAHPDLIYSEKDKLIFMVVV; the protein is encoded by the exons ATGGATGATAATCCTATCTTCAGGACTGAAGCTTATGCAGCTGTGGATTCTGGGATTTCTGATATGGCTGGGGAAAATTTGAAGGATGAAGTTGAGAGGAATGATATTTCTAAGTCGTTTGAGGAGGATGATTCTGACTATGGAGAGGCGGTGGATTTACAGAGGTCTTCATCTTTCCCGCTAGCTTCTAACGTGAAAGACCCTCTTTGGAAAACATCTACTATGGTCGTACCACCTGGAGTTAGCCGAATGGTTACTAGAAGTAAGGCTCAG GTCCACCATATTAATTTTATGGGAATTCTGGAACCATTTATCCCACttgatgttaatttcattactagaAGATTGGGCTTTGATGGTGCTATTTCTAATTGTGCTGGTAAGATTTGGTTTCTGTATGATTATTCAATAATCTGTACTGTGCTGATGGATAATGAGCAATTTTTGCATCTCAGAATTTGTTCTCCTAATTTTCCTATATCTATATTGGTAACTGTGGTATATGCGAAGTGTGATAGAGTTGAAAGAAGGAAATTATGGGATGAGGTTATGGCTGTCAAACCGGAAATGGATGCATTTTGGCTAGTAGGTGGTGATTTTAATGTAATATCAGATGTTAGTGAGCATTCGGCAGGATCTCTTGCTAAGCCTGGCGCCACAaatgaatttaataattttattatgctAGCTGGACTTCTAGATGCAGGATATGTGGGTGATAGATTCACGTGGACAAATGGCAAAGTATGGAAGAGGTTGGACAGGGTTTTGGTATCAACATGTTGGGGAGAACAGAAACATATG AAATTTCAATTCAAGCTTAAAAGGTTGAAGACACATTTGAAATGGTGGAATGTGGAGGTATTTGGTAATATTTTTGAGAATGTAAAGAAGGCTGAAGAGGTTTTTGAGTCGGCAGAAAAGGCTTTTGATAGCTCCCCAACGTTagagaataaaatatatatggcTAAATGTCAAGCTTCTTTGTTTCACATATTAGATATGGAAGAAATGTTTTGGAAACAAAAAGTGGCAGTGAAATGGTTTGGAGAAGGTGAAAGGAACACTAAACTATTCCATAATTTGGTACGGAAAAGGAGGATGACAAGCCGAATATTCAGGATTTGGGACGAAGGAGTTTGTTTGGAGGATAATAATCTTATccaaatttttggagttcgtttctTTGAAGAACTTTTAACAGGGGAGGATTTCGAGTGTGATTCTGTAGATATGGACGCCATTCCACAGTTGGTGAGTTTGGAAGAGAACCAAGCCTTGTCAGCATTACCATCTATTGAGGAGCTGAAACAAGTGGTATGGGAGATAAGTGAAGACAGCGCAGCTGGTCCGGATGGTTTCTCTGCAGCTTTTTATGTGGCATGCTGGGATGTTATAAAGGAGGATCT GTTGAGATTGATGCTGGATAAAATTATTTCTCCATCACAGAGTGGTTTTGTGGCTGGAAGACTAATTTCTGATAATATTTTGCTAGCACAAGAACTCAATCATAAGTTGAACTATCATATTAGAGGAGggaacttaattttgaaattggatATGGCTAAGGCATATGATAGAATCCAATGGAGTTTTTTGTTTAGAGTTATGGCTGCTTTTGGTTTTTCTGACAAGGTTATTGATATGATCAAGAGATGTATTAGTGATTCCTGGTTTTCGGTGAGAATTAATGGGAAACTGTCTGGTTTCTTTCAGTCAAAAAGGGGGTTAAGACAAGGTGATCCTATCTCTCCTTTACTTTTTATTATAATGGCAGAATTCTTATCAAGAGGTTTGGATGGCTTATTTGTTAAATATCCTCAAATGTTTTTTGAATCTGGATGTACTATGAGGATTTCTCATTTAGCTTATGCGGATGATATTTTAATCTTGATGAATGGCTCAATAAATTGTGTTAAAAGGATTCGAACGTTTTTGGATTTTTACATGACCTCTTCGGGCCAATCTGTAAATGCTGCCAAGAGTTCGTTCTATCCTTCAAAATCGATCTCTATTGATAGAAGGGGTCAGATTGCAAGTATTACGGGTTTTAAGGAAGGTACCACTCCGATTATATATTTGGGTGTGCCTTTATTCTCTGGCAATCGAAAGGCAATTTATTTTCAGCCTCTTTTAGAAAAAGTGAGGGCAAGGCTGCTTGGTTGGAATCTCTCTAAGCTCTCTCATGGAGGTCGGCTCATGCTTATTCAAAGTGTGATGTGCTCGGTGCCTCTCTATCTAATGCAGGTTTTGCTCCCTCCTTTATCTATTCTCCATCAGTTAGAAATGATATTTGCTAATTTCTTTTGGggttctctgggctccaagaagaAGCCACATTGGATTAGTTGGGATGATATTTGTAGACCAAGACTGGAAGGAGGCTTGGGGATACGAAGGCTCTCGGATGTTGCGATGGTGTTTACTCTGAAATTTTGGTTTCGTTTTAGGGAGCAAAAATCTTTTTGGGCAATTTTTATGTCTAGGTTATATTGTGGTGATGCCTCTCCATGTGTGGTTTCTTTAAAGAAAAATGCTTCCCCATATTGGCGTCGGCTTGTGAAGTTACGGAATTATGGAGAGAATAATATAGGTTGGATTATTGGAAATGGAGAAATTAATTTCTGGTATGATAATTGGTTGGATAGTGGTCCTCTTTACCTTTTGTGTCCAATTCTTGGCAATCCAGATAGTAGAATTGTCGAGTTTATTTGTAATTCAGGCTGGAATGTAGAGAAGCTTCAAAGTTGTGTGCCGGAACAAATTGTTGATGAAATTAAGGAGGTTGCTCTGCCTGGGGGAATTTCTGGAGAGGTAGAAAACGTGGATGAGGTTGTACAAAATGGTGTTAGGGATTGTATAGTATGGAAGTCATCTTTGGATGGAAAGTTTACTATGAAATCTGCTTGGAAGGGTTCCTGGAAAGACCAGCAACAggctggagttgggcaacaacaaGCTGTCTGGAGAGCAGTATGGAGTAAGCTTATTTTCCCAAATATCTCCGTTTTTGTTTGGCGTTTTCTTAGGAAACGTTTACCTGTGGATGAAGTGCTGCAAAGGAGGGGAGTTTACCTAGCTTCAAAAT GTTTTAGGTTTTTGGTTTTTGAAAATTGGAGAAGTGGGCAGTATTGGTCTTATGGAGGTCATATTAGGGAGGCTATCCCATTCTTGATTATTTGGTTTCTATGGTGTGCACGAAATGATGCTAAGCATCGTGGGATAAGAATAGTAGCTAAAAAGATCATTTGGAATGTTTCCCAATATGTTATTACTGGTATAGCTGCGGGGATCATTAAACCAAGTCATTGGAAGGGTTTTATTATGGCGGCTCAAAACATGGGGTTGCTGGTGAAACCAAGAACTGTTAATACCATCTCAGTGGTGACGTGGAAGAAACCAAAGGTTGGTTGGTTCAAGTTGAATACGGATGGATGCTCGAAGGGGAACCCAGGTCTATCTTCTTTTGGAGTCATTATAAGAGATCATAGTGGTAACGTTATGTTGGTAAAGTATGGACTAATTGGTAGGGGGTCGAATGTTAGGGCAGAATTGATGGCAATCCTTAAAGGCTTGGAATTATGTGTAGAAAAACA GTATCAGGTATGGTTTTCTCATGTATACAGAGAGGCTAATGCAGCAGCTGACCAAATTGCTAATCAAGCGTTCATTTCACTTGATGATGGATTGAATGCTCCTTTTGATCAGTATACAGAAAGAATATGCTATAATCATGAGATTGATAAGGGGCTTCGTGGAATTTGTAATTTGGATAAGAGTGGTCTTCCATATATTCGGTTGTCTTCAAAACCAG GACATGTAGCTGGCTCTATTATggttattttaattaagctcgATGGTGATGGAG AAGGTCCAGATTTATGTACTTCACAATTTGGTTTCTACTGTGCAAAAGATGCAAAGCTGCAAGAAGTTTATAATTTGGTTTTCTACTTTTGGGGCTT aaaagGGAGAAAGTTGGGTTTGCAAGCTAAGTCTATGAAATTCTACATGCAGAAAAAAAACCAGTACGTGAAGATTGTTGCACATCCTGACTTGATCTATTCAGAAAAGGACAAGTTAATTTTCATGGTTGTGGTctga